The nucleotide sequence ATTTATTTGAAAGATATCGACGAAAGTGCCCTTCATATTCTAGTCGATTTCGCCTACACAGGAAAAGCTCAAGTTACACAGGAAAACGTCCAAGTTTTACTGCCAGCTGCCAACATGCTGCAGTTAAACAGGGTCAAGGAGATATGCTGTCACTTTCTCAGCCAACAGCTTCATCCTAGCAACTGTTTAGGAATCAGCAAGTTTTCAGACGCGTACTCTTGTCAAAGTCTGCAAAAAAGATCTAGGAAGTACATTCAAGATCACTTCCAAGAAGTTATCCAGTACGAGGAATATCTCCTCTTGTCACCTTGTCAGCTGACGGACCTACTCCGCGACGATAACCTAAACGTTGTTTCAGAACAAGTTGTGTTCGAAGCAGTTCTATCTTGGATTAGGCACAAACTCCAGGAGAGAATATCGCTTCTTGGAAAACTACTTCAGAACGTCCGTTTACCTTTGTTGACGTCGCGTTTTCTTACACTGAGCTACGAGACAAATGAACTTATTCGGGCAGATAGAGCAAGCCAAGTTTTGTTACATGATGCTTTAAATTACAGACATATTCAAGGGAAGTGCCCTTCTTTTAGCACCACAGTCATCCCTCGACGTGCGCCGAAGCGAATCTTTGCCTTGGGGGGTAAAAATGGTCTTTTTGCAACTTTGAGTAGTGTAGAATATTATGAACCCGAGAGGGACAAATGGATTGAAGTGTCCAGCATGAATCTAAGAAGATTCGAGTTTGGAGCAGCAGTATTAGATGGTAGGTTTTTGTTTCGACTCGATCAAGACAACACGGGTGAACTTCAATGAGATATAGTTTCACTCCTAACAACATACTTTCCGATAATTATATCATCTTCATTGTAGATTTCAGACATAAAACCCTTGTAGGGTTTTATGAGAAATTAATCGTGAGATCTTTTGATCCTAATTTTATTACCAGTTACACCCGTTTGTTCAAGGGTAAAGACAATTTTAAGtctgcaaacaaaatttcatgAGTCGAGGAGGCAAAgctctgaatatttttaattagaGAGCATATTTCTTAGACTTTGGAACAAACACAACATTTTCCATGCCCATTGCTATCCTTAAAGAactgcaattttatttcaagtgaTTTATAACTTCATCAAATACTTCACATTTCCATGTCCTTGACATTGTTGagcattttttcctgtttcatgTGCTGAACTTTTCTTTAATTAGTACATTTTAATCTAAATTTAGACTAGCTCAAATGATCAAATGTCAGCCAGTTTACTCAGTTGGTGAATTAAATTAGATATTCACAATGCATTGCTAAGATTTTCAGCAGTCTCAGGAAaacttttttatcataatttatgTGATAAGTTTGACACATCGTTAGTTCAGACTTCGAGTCAAAGCATTTATAAGGTTGTTCCTACAATCAGTAAGTAGTATGGCTTGGCAAATCAAACTTGAGGTATCTCATCTTATAATTGATCCAGAAGCTGAAATTGTATTAGACTTTCATCAAGGCActggtttcagttttgaaagTGTGCCATCTTAACAAGGCTTTCCCTTTGACCATTTTAGTTGCTATGTCACAACAATGTAATGCTCGtaaatcttcttcttcctcttaaaGATTGTCATACAACCCGATACACCAGTTTGTAACCATTGGTAGTTACTGCACCTATCTTAAGTGAATGTTATATTAATATAGCTGTATCTCACAGGTAAACTGTATGCTGTGGGTGGCCTGGTGTGTGGTGTTGGTGTCCACAGTGGAGCACCCTTCAGGTACTGTGACAATGGAAGTGAATGTTTTGATCCTGATACAGGGCAATGGAGTAGAGTACCTCCTATGAATCAGTGTCGCAGCAACCACACAGTGCAACCATTAGGCAAGTAACTTTTGACTTTTGATGAAATGCTTCAGTTATATCTGTGCTGTGTGTCTTGTATGTGTTGGAGGGTGGATGGCATTTGTATGATACTTCTTAGGCCAGCTCTAGGTTATTACTTTTTCTACCTACTAAACACACACTTTAGTTGTGTGAGCAGGAGATACATCATTGCCATTATCAACATCACACTGCTAAAAAAGTTGGCAGGGTACCATACTatggtataaatttttttttttccaatagtCAGTGTTGAATTTCACTAACTTTATTAGGCAAGTTCAGTCTTGGTAGGAAACTCGTTGTCTTTTACCAACAGGTGGGTACCTTTATTCTCTTGGTGGTTATGACGGTAACTCTTACCTCAACACAGTGGAGTGCTACAATAGTCGTACCAAACAGTGGAGTCATGTGGTGCCAATGCACTACAGTCGCAGCTGCTTTGCCACAGCAGCATGTGATGGATATCTTTATGCTCTGGGAGGATACGGGCCATCTTATCTCCGAACTGTTGAAAGATATGATCCTGCTTCAAATTCATGGGAAATGATGCCAGCAATGAGCACCTATAGAATTAATTTTGGTGTTGGAGTTTTGAATGGATGTCTTTATGTTGTTGGTGAGATTAATATTTGATATGTAAATTGTGAATTTTTTCGGATGTGACTGTTTCATCCATTGTGAAGAATTGTCAGAATTCATTCAATGTACTTTAACAGAAGTTTAATGTTATGCTTTAAATGTGATTCATGATAATTGCAATGTATGCAGCCAAattcatttgtcattttcatcTTGCACTAGGCGGTCACAATGGGGTGTCCCATTTACGAAGTGTGGAGCGTTTTGATCCGTTGTCTAGTGAATGGACTATGGTGGCACCTATGAGTCGACCACGAACAGGTCTTAGTGTTGCTGTATTGAATGGATTTTTGTATTCAGTTGGAGGACATGATGGATCAGGTTACCTCAATCTTGTTCAGTGCTATGATCCAAATACAAATACATGGCACAATGTCAAAAGCATGTGTTCAAGTCGTTGTAGTTTTGGTATAGCGACTCTTTAACTTTtgttacaataaaataaaacatgcagTGAGAACTCTTTTGTTCTAATGgacagaaaataattattaagaaTTGATAGCCCTCAATAATTCAGTCATTGGCAGGatggtaaatataattttataagctttattttttctccgaTGTTTAATGCTCTTGATTTAAGACGCTTAAACAATCCGCAAATATTGGAAGTTAATCAGCCATAAACTAAAGTTACAAAGAAATAATCTTAGGTTTTATTCAGCCAAGGAAGTGTTATTTTGGGTGACATGAACATAAAATATAGAATTCAAGGATTTTATTCTTTgactaaaataattatttacatttGATGTGTACCCAAAGCCTGGTGCAGGCAGGCGGCAGCCATGTCAGTGGTTAAAACTTTTCATGTACAGGTCTTATGGTATCATTGTTATTACTTGGAAATCTAAGAATTGAGGGTGAGCGACTTCTCTTTCTAAATTTAGGAGTGGTAGTGATATGTTTTATCTACAGACTGTACCATGGCCAGCCAGCTGAACTATTTGTGGTAATGATAAGATTCTCCTTACCACAACTGTACATCATTGATTATGCATTAACACTCACACTTGTCTGGAAGAATCCTTTTATTTTAACAGTACAAAATCTCATTAAATTCTTTAGTTTAGGGTTTGAAATATGTTAAGTTCCTGTTAGTTATGATTGCAGCCATTCGGCTCTTTTTGTTTCTGAAAGACATAACTTATGAAATAATCTCAACACAATGTGCTAATTAACAATATTATTACTATTTATGAGTGCCGAGTTACTCTCAATTCCGGATTATTTGAAGTCCTTGATGCAAATATGTTTGTATCACTTTCCATACAAATTTTATTAGGGATGATACTtccttgtttttgttcattatcCTGTCATGTAAGATATTTCCTTAATTAAAAGGCCCTGAATTTGGTGTAGTTCATGCTGTCTGTACCTGTTAATCATATGATCTGCTTGGAGGCAACGATTGCTAGTATCCTAAATAGTTGAACTTAGGTTATCTGATGAAAACAGAATACCCATTCTAATCACAAATTCCCTGCTAATTGCCATGCCTACTTCTATGAATTGCAAAATAAGCCTctctgattttccttttttcactgATTCCACTACCCATTTGGAGTTACGTTAAGTTTGTAGTAACATCCATCACTTTTCACCATATTTGTACTAATTAGATATAAGGCTAGCCCTGAAAAAATGCACAAGTCCTTCTTGGGATTTTATATTAGTATTGCAGTTGATAGCAGTAATTGAGACCATTACATTCCTCCATTAATCGACcagaagtttgtttttattgtaacaACCTATACCTCAGGTGGCGCTTAAAGAAACTGtcaggtttttaaaaaaaattactccaaaCCCTCGTGTGTTGGTGATTGATAGTTATTAAGAAGTAGCTGTGTTTCTTCCAATAAACCGCATAAATCACCAATGAATTCATCTCATCCACCAGCCTTATGCCACCAAATTCTGCATCATTCTGCCACTCCTTAGTTTACTCATTATGGCTTCTCTTAAAAACTCTCTCAAAGTACAAATTGCAATACACTTGTTTTGGGGTCCATCCAGCCTTACTTGCCTAGATGTCAGTTTGTAGCACATCACTTAGAGCCCCACGGGAATTGGGATAAATTACTAAGGCAGGTAATCTCACAAATCAGGTGAGCTGACCACAGAAATCCAACCCATCACTGTTCTTTGGTCAATTCAATCAGACACCTTGCCCTGCTTAGCTAATACCCTACCTAGGAATTTGGAAGTTTCCCATTTCTTAACTTGATATCAGTATATAGAGCTAACAGTTTGGATGAACACTAGGGTCTTATCCTGTTTTCATGTCACACATTCTAGCAAAACTCTACTTCGAATACCGTAACACTTCATGTGTCACAATTGAGAAAAAACATCAATTGCACCTTACTTTGCCTTTCGGTTAAATAAATGCAATCCTATATTTATATGTTTAGCGCCATCCTGCATCCCAAATAATCCCTTCACCATCCCCAGGTTTAACCAgagttttacaagtttttaGGGCCACCTTTCCAACCAAAATAATTGTCAATGGTTTCACCATCTCTTgtctattcatttgtttttggttttgtcaatATATATGTTAATGTATTGCAATAGCAATTACTTCCTAATATAAATGTggattgtatttttttgtttgccttgtATATAATTTACACTGATGTTCAGCCAACAGTACCACCTAAACCTAATTGTTCTTTCAATTAAGCTTTCTGTTGTAAGGTGAAGCTGGAATCTGTCCCATATGGTTGTGAGGTCAGCCATGGTACTAAAACAATACATTATGACTGTATTATCTCCATTCAGGACCCGTACCACTTTAATATGGCCACGTTAATTTTTCTTGAGCCAAATGTTAAGAGGATGGAAAATTGGAGCTGAAAAACAATGACTAGTACACCAATATAATATCCTACTTTCACTTTATTACTTCTTTCAAATTCCTTTAATTTGAAGTCAGCCTCATTATGGCAATTAAATTAATCTGCTCCTAATAAACATACTAATTGAGAGGCAAGAAGAATGATTTTACTCATGTTAATGGGTCCTTAGTCCTTCACCTTTCATATGCAAAGAAATCTAAAGGAAACAATGTTTTCCTGTGTAAAGAGATCTTGAACCACAAAGCTACTGTTGTAACACTAATGGAAGATCAGTAGCTATGGCACTTCTTAAAGCGTTGAACCAAATCTTGCAACTAGTTTTGAAAAATCAATTCCATCTCTCCCTAGTACACCCATACACTTCTGAAACTAATGGCTTTTTGCCATACCCTTACACATTTCAAAATTCACGCATTACATGTTTTTTATTAGTTAGGGATCTTCATTATAACAAAACCTTGTACATTATATAGGATTGTAAATTCTGTATATAAAATGTGGTCTCTCTGTCCTTTGGAAGAACCTTTTAAAAGGAGTAAGTTATCTAACATTGATAATTTCTCCTCATCACTTGTGGTGATAAATAGATCAAAAATAGTATGAACAGTATTTTAAATAATTCCTCCCAAACATCGCTTTGTTTTTCCGAATCTATTGTGAATACAGCAAGTTAGGACTGATAAGTGAAGAAAATGTGCTATGATATCATCAATAGTATTAATCATGTCACTAGTGATCCATAAGATAAATCTGAATTAACATTGTACTGAAAATAGTAAAGACAAAAATGTAATGAATGCTGATTAGTGGGAAACTCTGATTTTTTAGTTTGTGTTAATAATACAATCCCAAAATAATTTGAAcacaactgaaaggaaaatctGCTTTTAAGTTTCTTTGGGATTTTTGACCAAAAATGTTGCTCTTGATTTGACAcctattttcatttaaatgtttctttagtGAAAAATGAACACAGTTGTACCTCATCATATCATAGCctataaaatatttgaaggtaCATGTCTCTTGGAAGTGCAGGGTTGATAATCCATGCACCACTTTATGATGAGAAGTGGGAAAAGAGAAAACCATTGCCTTTTGTGTAAATTAACAAAGAATGTTTATCTTTTAATGTTGCTGTTAGGTTAGCCAGTAACGGTTAGCAAAGGATAGCAATTTTCCTTCTATGAACATAGCTAAGGAAAATGTACATTCACAACTTCATCTGGACCTACGCACCCTTATAACTCAGATTGAGATGTAAGCAACCAATTGAAACAGTTGGGGTATCACTTAAACCTGAGCAGTGAGCTCTTCCCTATTTAATTAACATCATTTCTGAGAAATATAAACCCTGGTTTTGAAAAATGCTAACATCCTTCTATTTCAGTAAACTGTCTTGATCCACTCTTTAGCATGTTGTCCATTCAACATTAACAATgtctaaaataaaatgaaattaattagGCTCCAATAAGCAACATATGCCAATGTGGTTCAAAAAAAAGCTTCATGTTCCAAGCAATTATGCTCTTACCTAAAGAGATAAAGAGAAAGAACACTTCAGATGGAAGGGTGTCTGCACAAAGTTTTCCAAACACTTGCTCTAAGTTCTTATTATATGATATTTGCGAATATTCATGGGGCCTGAAGGAAGTCAATTTTCGGTAGTGATTTCTACCAGAGGAACTAATAAtctaaaattttaatcaatttttttgctaaAAACAACCTGTCAAAtagtgaacattttttttagaattGTTGCAAATTTCAGTATTCTAATCACTTCAAAAAAGGGATGCATTCCAttcaataaaacaatttactAAAATtggaggtaaaaaaaaaaattgatgcgTTTTTGCCCAATAGGGTATGGAACAAGATCAGCTTGTCAAGTAGACAAATACCATTGTCATTCCACACTCAGACATCTTGAACAATTACACATG is from Pocillopora verrucosa isolate sample1 chromosome 7, ASM3666991v2, whole genome shotgun sequence and encodes:
- the LOC131774045 gene encoding kelch-like protein 28 gives rise to the protein MVNESEANQGTPEIVHSNQLLKGLNQLRQRHELCDVELCAGKNRVSAHRVVLSACSPYFNAMFTGKLLESQKQVIYLKDIDESALHILVDFAYTGKAQVTQENVQVLLPAANMLQLNRVKEICCHFLSQQLHPSNCLGISKFSDAYSCQSLQKRSRKYIQDHFQEVIQYEEYLLLSPCQLTDLLRDDNLNVVSEQVVFEAVLSWIRHKLQERISLLGKLLQNVRLPLLTSRFLTLSYETNELIRADRASQVLLHDALNYRHIQGKCPSFSTTVIPRRAPKRIFALGGKNGLFATLSSVEYYEPERDKWIEVSSMNLRRFEFGAAVLDGKLYAVGGLVCGVGVHSGAPFRYCDNGSECFDPDTGQWSRVPPMNQCRSNHTVQPLGGYLYSLGGYDGNSYLNTVECYNSRTKQWSHVVPMHYSRSCFATAACDGYLYALGGYGPSYLRTVERYDPASNSWEMMPAMSTYRINFGVGVLNGCLYVVGGHNGVSHLRSVERFDPLSSEWTMVAPMSRPRTGLSVAVLNGFLYSVGGHDGSGYLNLVQCYDPNTNTWHNVKSMCSSRCSFGIATL